In Actinomycetota bacterium, one DNA window encodes the following:
- the zwf gene encoding glucose-6-phosphate dehydrogenase — MALRPPNPQAVVLFGASGDLAKKKVIPALYNLAVAGLLPERHCVIGFAMDAWDDETFRQHARESVETYSRTPLDEDVWKRFADSLSFISGTFDDEPAMGRLKQALEHADRDLGAQDGRLFYLAVPPSTFPTIVKSLASIGANTANSRIVVEKPFGHSLDSAKALSAEIHTAFDEHQLFRIDHYLGKETVQNLVVFRFANSIWERVWNRDAVDHVQITVAESIGVEGRAGYYEHAGAIRDLLQNHMLQVMAFLAMEPPRSLEAEAFRDEKVKLLKAVRPIDPGDVVRGQYDGYRKEEGVDPKSQTETFVAAKLWIDNWRWDGVPFFLRHGKKLPERDTEIAVYLRQAPDVLFRELEIDHIPSNHLTIRVQPDEGISLAFQVKIPGPGYELQTVRMDFDYDRSFMHALAEAYERLLHDAMTGDHTLFTREDGVERAWEIVTPILEQTSPLFFYKQGSWGPAQSDALIEPHDWHLRSRPAGVHHT; from the coding sequence ATGGCGCTGCGACCACCGAACCCCCAGGCGGTCGTCCTCTTCGGCGCGAGCGGCGACCTCGCGAAGAAGAAGGTCATCCCGGCCCTGTACAACCTGGCCGTCGCGGGTCTGCTCCCCGAACGGCACTGCGTGATCGGTTTCGCGATGGACGCCTGGGACGACGAGACGTTCCGGCAACACGCCCGGGAGTCGGTCGAAACCTACTCGCGCACGCCGCTCGACGAGGATGTCTGGAAGCGATTCGCCGACTCGCTCTCGTTCATCTCCGGCACCTTCGACGATGAGCCCGCGATGGGTCGTCTGAAGCAGGCGCTGGAGCACGCCGACCGCGACCTCGGCGCGCAGGACGGCCGCCTGTTCTACCTCGCCGTGCCGCCGTCGACGTTCCCGACGATCGTGAAGAGTCTCGCGTCGATCGGGGCGAACACCGCGAACTCGCGCATCGTGGTGGAGAAGCCGTTCGGGCACTCCCTCGACTCCGCAAAGGCGCTCTCGGCCGAGATCCACACGGCCTTCGACGAGCACCAGCTGTTCCGCATCGATCACTATCTCGGGAAGGAGACGGTGCAGAACCTCGTGGTGTTCCGTTTCGCGAACTCGATCTGGGAGCGCGTGTGGAACCGCGACGCCGTCGACCACGTGCAGATCACGGTGGCCGAGTCGATCGGCGTCGAAGGGCGGGCCGGCTACTACGAGCACGCGGGAGCGATCCGGGATCTGCTGCAGAACCACATGCTGCAGGTGATGGCCTTCCTCGCGATGGAACCGCCGCGCTCGCTCGAGGCCGAGGCGTTTCGCGACGAGAAGGTGAAGCTCCTGAAGGCCGTGCGGCCGATCGACCCCGGCGACGTCGTGCGCGGTCAGTACGACGGGTACCGCAAGGAGGAAGGCGTCGACCCGAAGAGCCAGACCGAGACCTTCGTCGCGGCGAAGCTCTGGATCGACAACTGGCGCTGGGACGGGGTGCCGTTCTTCCTGCGCCACGGCAAGAAGCTGCCGGAGCGCGACACCGAGATCGCGGTCTACCTGCGGCAGGCGCCCGACGTGCTGTTCCGCGAGCTCGAGATCGATCACATCCCGTCGAACCACCTCACGATCAGGGTGCAACCCGACGAGGGCATCTCGCTCGCGTTCCAGGTGAAGATCCCCGGGCCTGGGTACGAGCTGCAAACCGTGCGGATGGACTTCGACTACGACCGGTCGTTCATGCACGCGCTCGCCGAGGCTTACGAGCGGTTGCTGCACGACGCGATGACCGGCGACCATACGCTGTTCACCCGGGAGGACGGCGTCGAGCGGGCGTGGGAGATCGTGACCCCGATCCTCGAGCAGACGTCACCGCTCTTCTTCTACAAGCAGGGATCGTGGGGCCCGGCGCAGTCCGACGCGTTGATCGAGCCACACGACTGGCACCTGCGCTCCCGGCCGGCGGGGGTGCACCACACATGA
- the pgi gene encoding glucose-6-phosphate isomerase, whose product MKIADTPEWAALAAHADVMRAAHLRGLFADDPHRAERLSAEAGDLFLDYSKHLVTDETIELLLALAGRAGLLERIDAMFAGERINVTEDRAVLHVALRAPREARIEVDGCDVVSDVHEVLDRMGAFAERVRSGDWKGFTGERIRAVVNIGIGGSDLGPKMAVEALRDDTDRSMTYRFVSNVDGADIAEATRDLDPATTLFIVSSKTFGTIETLTNAGSARDWLVAGLGDDQAVERHFVAVSTAEMKVKDFGIDPTNMFGFWDWVGGRYSMDSAIGLSLMIAIGPDAFREMLEGFYEIDEHFRSMPFERNVPVLMGLLGIWYATFMRAQTKAILPYSHHLSAFADYLQQLEMESNGKSVDLDGDPVTYDTGEIVWGTPGTNGQHAYYQLLHQGTRLVPADFIGFARPTDPVPGHHDLLMANFIAQTEALAFGKTREQVEAEGVPGHQVSARTFAGNHPTSTILAPALTPRTLGQLIATYEHEVFTKGTIWHVDSFDQWGVELGKSLALKVLPELRAEGDPALGSHDPSTLGLIGRYRRLREREED is encoded by the coding sequence GTGAAGATCGCCGACACGCCTGAGTGGGCGGCCCTCGCCGCCCACGCCGACGTAATGCGGGCGGCGCACCTGCGTGGGTTGTTCGCCGACGATCCTCACCGGGCGGAGCGGCTGTCGGCCGAGGCCGGCGACCTCTTCCTCGACTACTCCAAGCACCTCGTGACCGACGAGACGATCGAGCTCCTGCTGGCGCTCGCCGGGCGTGCGGGCCTGCTCGAGCGCATCGACGCGATGTTCGCCGGCGAGCGGATCAACGTCACCGAGGATCGCGCGGTGCTGCACGTCGCCCTCCGTGCCCCGCGAGAGGCCAGGATCGAGGTCGACGGCTGCGACGTGGTGTCCGACGTACACGAGGTGCTGGATCGCATGGGTGCGTTCGCCGAGCGCGTGCGATCCGGCGACTGGAAGGGCTTCACGGGCGAACGGATCCGCGCTGTGGTGAACATCGGCATCGGCGGCAGCGACCTCGGTCCCAAGATGGCGGTTGAGGCGCTGCGCGACGACACCGACCGCTCGATGACCTACCGCTTCGTCTCCAACGTCGACGGCGCCGACATCGCCGAGGCCACGCGAGACCTCGACCCGGCGACGACGCTGTTCATCGTCTCGTCGAAGACGTTCGGAACGATCGAGACGCTCACGAACGCGGGCAGCGCTCGTGACTGGCTGGTCGCCGGGCTCGGCGACGACCAGGCTGTCGAGCGCCACTTCGTTGCGGTCTCGACCGCAGAGATGAAGGTGAAGGACTTCGGCATCGACCCCACGAACATGTTCGGGTTCTGGGACTGGGTCGGCGGCCGGTACTCGATGGACTCCGCGATCGGCCTCTCGCTGATGATCGCGATCGGTCCCGACGCGTTCCGCGAGATGCTCGAAGGGTTCTACGAGATCGACGAGCACTTCAGATCGATGCCGTTCGAGCGGAACGTGCCGGTGCTGATGGGTCTGCTCGGGATCTGGTACGCGACGTTCATGCGTGCGCAGACGAAGGCGATCCTGCCGTACAGCCACCACCTGTCGGCGTTCGCCGACTACCTGCAGCAGCTCGAGATGGAATCGAACGGCAAGTCGGTCGACCTCGACGGCGACCCGGTCACCTACGACACCGGCGAGATCGTGTGGGGCACGCCCGGCACGAACGGCCAGCACGCGTACTACCAGCTCCTGCACCAAGGCACGCGGCTCGTCCCCGCGGACTTCATCGGCTTCGCGCGGCCGACCGACCCCGTGCCCGGCCACCACGACCTGCTGATGGCGAACTTCATCGCGCAGACGGAGGCGCTCGCGTTCGGCAAGACGCGCGAGCAGGTCGAAGCCGAGGGCGTGCCCGGCCACCAGGTGTCGGCGCGCACGTTCGCCGGGAACCACCCCACGTCGACGATCCTCGCGCCGGCGCTCACCCCACGGACGCTCGGCCAGCTGATCGCGACCTACGAGCACGAGGTCTTCACGAAGGGCACGATCTGGCACGTCGACTCCTTCGATCAGTGGGGCGTGGAGCTCGGGAAGTCGCTGGCGCTGAAGGTGCTACCCGAGCTCCGTGCCGAGGGGGACCCTGCCCTGGGATCGCACGACCCCTCGACGCTCGGCCTGATCGGTCGCTACCGTCGGCTCCGCGAACGAGAGGAGGACTGA